The Pseudomonas berkeleyensis genome includes a region encoding these proteins:
- a CDS encoding mannuronate-specific alginate lyase, protein MPARLAPLTLMAVLLSGPAFAALQAPAGYHAAVGQREGKAPACPATPQPYTGELQFTSKYSGSDSARATLNQQAERDFRKQTEAITHLEKETGRLITGYMRTGQRERLDCAITWLDQWASADALESEQFNHTGKSMRKWALGSLAGAWLRLKFSESQPLAAYPEQSERIEAWFTRLAEHTVREWSDLPLRKINNHSYWAAWSVMAVAVIADRRDLFDWSVDQFRIAANQVDDDGYLANEMRRSQRALAYHNYALPPLAMIAAFAQANGVDLREENHGALQRLAERVLQGAQDPAAFAQRTGAKQDMSELRKDFKYAWLAPYCSLYACSAQTQELNKEMGPFNSFRLGGEVTQVFNNGRADSQR, encoded by the coding sequence ATGCCCGCACGACTCGCACCCCTGACGCTCATGGCCGTGCTGCTCAGCGGCCCGGCCTTCGCCGCGCTTCAAGCGCCGGCCGGCTATCACGCAGCGGTTGGCCAACGTGAGGGCAAGGCACCCGCCTGCCCGGCGACGCCGCAGCCCTACACCGGCGAGCTGCAATTCACCAGCAAGTACTCTGGCTCCGACAGCGCGCGCGCCACCCTGAACCAGCAGGCAGAACGAGACTTTCGTAAGCAGACCGAAGCCATCACCCACCTGGAGAAAGAAACCGGCCGACTGATCACCGGTTACATGCGTACCGGCCAGCGTGAACGCCTGGATTGCGCCATCACCTGGCTCGACCAGTGGGCCAGCGCCGATGCGCTGGAGTCGGAGCAGTTCAACCACACCGGCAAGTCGATGCGCAAATGGGCGCTCGGCAGCCTGGCCGGCGCCTGGCTGCGACTGAAATTCTCCGAGTCGCAGCCGCTGGCCGCATACCCCGAGCAGAGCGAACGGATCGAAGCCTGGTTCACTCGCCTGGCCGAGCACACGGTGCGCGAATGGAGCGACCTGCCGCTGCGCAAGATCAACAACCACAGCTACTGGGCCGCCTGGTCGGTCATGGCAGTGGCGGTGATCGCCGATCGCCGCGACCTGTTCGACTGGTCCGTGGATCAGTTCCGCATCGCCGCCAACCAGGTGGACGACGACGGCTACCTGGCCAACGAAATGCGCCGTAGCCAACGCGCCCTGGCCTATCACAACTATGCCTTGCCGCCGCTGGCGATGATCGCCGCCTTCGCCCAGGCCAATGGCGTCGATCTGCGCGAGGAAAACCACGGTGCCCTGCAGCGTCTGGCCGAACGGGTGCTGCAAGGCGCGCAAGACCCAGCCGCCTTCGCCCAGCGCACCGGTGCCAAGCAGGACATGAGCGAGCTGCGCAAGGACTTCAAGTACGCCTGGCTGGCGCCCTACTGCAGCCTCTACGCCTGCAGCGCGCAGACCCAGGAACTGAACAAGGAAATGGGCCCGTTCAACAGCTTCCGCCTCGGCGGAGAGGTGACGCAGGTCTTCAACAACGGTAGGGCGGACTCACAGCGGTAG
- a CDS encoding alginate O-acetyltransferase: protein MRVSQLKTLALAVTCAAFGSSLQAQERQAPQYQVEDCCSLCPAAHDASRYTTSYMKNFVTLLDADEGWLFRSVEDLRTEFGTTEVGYQRLKELRDGLKQRGVELVVVYQPTRGLVNRSKLRPADYERFDYDKALRNYRQALTRFEQLGIWVPDLTPLTDENSDQEFYFRRDQHWTPYGAERTARLVAETIKRIPGFADIPQKEFVTERIGLMGKTGTMQNVASQLCGTGYAVQYVDQFSTEPKDASDGDALFGDDASPRVALVGTSHSGKNYNFGGFLEQYLGTDVLNAAFPGGGLEGAMLEYLASDSFQNDPPQILIWEFSPLYDLASDKIHRQLMASLNNGCSGQREVLANETRLRPGSNEVLVNGKNKLLTLAGNRHQLDLRFSDPSVKRVDATIWYLNGQREKLKLEKPNTVDTDGRFAVELRDEPGWGEQNFFALEIEKPEDSADDLKVQASLCQRPSGANQQIAQHGAGD, encoded by the coding sequence ATGCGCGTATCCCAACTCAAGACCCTCGCCCTGGCGGTGACCTGCGCCGCCTTCGGCAGCAGCCTGCAAGCCCAGGAGCGCCAGGCGCCGCAGTACCAGGTCGAAGACTGCTGCTCGCTGTGCCCGGCGGCACACGATGCCAGCCGCTACACCACCAGCTACATGAAGAACTTCGTCACCCTGCTCGACGCCGACGAGGGCTGGCTGTTCCGCAGCGTCGAAGACCTGCGCACCGAGTTCGGTACCACGGAAGTCGGCTACCAGCGCCTCAAGGAACTGCGCGACGGCCTCAAGCAGCGCGGCGTGGAACTGGTGGTGGTCTATCAACCGACCCGCGGCCTGGTCAATCGCAGCAAGCTGCGCCCGGCCGACTATGAGCGCTTCGACTACGACAAGGCGCTGCGCAACTATCGCCAGGCGCTGACGCGCTTCGAACAGCTGGGCATCTGGGTACCGGATCTGACTCCGCTGACCGACGAGAACAGCGACCAGGAGTTTTACTTCCGCCGCGACCAGCACTGGACGCCCTACGGTGCCGAGCGCACCGCGCGCCTGGTGGCCGAAACCATCAAACGCATTCCCGGCTTCGCCGATATTCCGCAGAAGGAATTCGTCACCGAACGCATTGGCCTGATGGGCAAGACCGGCACCATGCAGAACGTCGCCAGCCAGTTGTGCGGCACCGGCTATGCGGTGCAGTACGTCGATCAGTTCAGCACCGAGCCGAAGGACGCCAGCGATGGCGATGCCCTGTTCGGCGACGACGCCAGCCCGCGCGTTGCCCTGGTCGGCACCAGCCACAGCGGCAAGAACTACAACTTCGGCGGCTTCCTCGAACAGTACCTGGGCACCGACGTGCTCAACGCCGCCTTCCCCGGCGGTGGCCTGGAAGGCGCGATGCTCGAATACCTGGCCAGCGACTCGTTCCAGAACGACCCGCCGCAGATTCTCATCTGGGAATTCTCGCCGCTCTACGACCTGGCCTCGGACAAGATCCACCGCCAGTTGATGGCCAGCCTGAACAACGGCTGCAGCGGCCAGCGCGAAGTGCTCGCCAACGAAACACGCCTGCGCCCCGGCAGCAACGAGGTGCTGGTCAACGGTAAGAACAAGCTGCTGACCCTGGCCGGCAACCGCCACCAGCTCGACCTGCGCTTCAGTGATCCATCGGTCAAGCGCGTCGACGCGACCATCTGGTACCTCAATGGCCAGCGCGAAAAACTCAAGCTGGAGAAGCCCAACACCGTCGACACCGATGGCCGCTTCGCCGTGGAACTGCGCGACGAGCCGGGCTGGGGCGAGCAGAACTTCTTCGCCCTGGAAATCGAAAAGCCCGAAGACAGCGCCGACGACCTGAAAGTACAGGCCAGCCTGTGCCAACGCCCGAGCGGCGCCAACCAGCAGATCGCCCAGCATGGCGCAGGCGATTGA
- the algG gene encoding mannuronan 5-epimerase AlgG, producing the protein MQPNGLALPLLLSAMCLAAPLAQANPQEHQFEYRVRSAPAAELHMAAPTLPDLSGYTKEAVLAKIPQGSKGKVVVRRMLRQDALKDFTGGNERLREWIQRQQGMPMAIFIEGGLVTAQDIAKALPDSQFAEQEDGVYLARLPIVVAEGAALHVGKDTRELRLSQERGAFLVNDGLMFITDTRVTAWREADNGPATMRDEGKEFRPFLVSWGGSELYIASSVLTSLGYDNSKSYGVSITQYTPSMHERLKRDEPTGWLIDSEFVDHWYGFYCYEAQNVVIKGNTYRDNIVYGIDPHDRSHGLIIAENTVFGTKKKHGIIISREVNDSWIINNESYDNKLSGVVIDRSSERNLIAYNRVHGNHADGITLYESGDNLLWGNQVMRNQRHGIRIRNSENIRLYENLAALNQLTGIYGHIKDLSDTDRDLDLDPFDTKISMIIVGGTLAGNGSSPINIDSPLSVELYRVKMLAPRKSSGIQLAGILGEKQDEILDLMVRQRQPVLIDPIEPEQMTN; encoded by the coding sequence ATGCAACCCAACGGATTAGCCCTACCCCTGCTGCTCAGCGCGATGTGTCTCGCCGCGCCACTGGCCCAGGCCAACCCGCAGGAACACCAGTTCGAATACCGTGTGCGCAGCGCCCCGGCCGCCGAACTGCACATGGCGGCGCCCACGCTGCCGGATCTGTCCGGCTACACCAAGGAAGCGGTGCTGGCCAAGATTCCGCAAGGCAGCAAGGGCAAGGTGGTGGTGCGGCGCATGCTGCGCCAGGACGCCCTGAAGGACTTCACCGGCGGCAACGAACGCCTGCGCGAATGGATTCAGCGCCAACAGGGCATGCCCATGGCGATCTTCATCGAAGGTGGCCTGGTCACCGCGCAGGACATCGCCAAGGCACTGCCCGACAGCCAGTTCGCCGAACAGGAAGACGGCGTGTACCTCGCCCGCCTGCCCATCGTGGTAGCCGAAGGCGCGGCGCTGCACGTCGGCAAGGACACCCGCGAGCTGCGCCTGTCGCAGGAGCGCGGTGCGTTTCTGGTCAACGACGGCCTGATGTTCATCACCGACACCCGTGTCACCGCCTGGCGCGAGGCCGACAACGGCCCGGCGACCATGCGCGACGAGGGCAAGGAATTCCGCCCATTCCTGGTGTCCTGGGGCGGCAGCGAGCTGTATATCGCCAGCAGCGTGCTGACCAGCCTGGGCTACGACAACTCCAAGTCCTACGGCGTGTCGATCACCCAGTACACGCCGAGCATGCACGAGCGCCTCAAGCGCGATGAACCGACCGGCTGGCTGATCGATTCGGAGTTCGTCGACCACTGGTACGGCTTCTACTGCTACGAAGCGCAGAACGTGGTGATCAAGGGCAACACCTACCGCGACAACATCGTCTACGGCATCGACCCGCACGACCGCTCGCACGGGCTGATCATCGCCGAGAACACCGTGTTCGGTACCAAGAAGAAGCACGGCATCATCATCTCGCGCGAGGTCAACGACAGCTGGATCATCAACAACGAGAGCTACGACAACAAGCTCTCCGGCGTGGTCATCGACCGCAGCAGCGAGCGCAACCTGATCGCCTACAACCGCGTGCACGGCAACCATGCCGACGGCATCACCCTGTACGAGAGCGGCGACAACCTGCTGTGGGGCAACCAGGTGATGCGCAACCAGCGCCACGGCATCCGCATCCGTAACAGCGAGAACATCCGCCTGTACGAGAACCTCGCCGCCCTCAATCAACTGACCGGTATCTACGGCCATATCAAGGATCTGTCGGACACCGATCGCGATCTGGATCTCGACCCGTTCGACACCAAGATCTCGATGATCATCGTCGGCGGCACCCTGGCCGGCAACGGCTCCAGCCCGATCAACATCGACTCGCCGCTGTCGGTCGAGCTGTACCGCGTGAAGATGCTCGCGCCGCGCAAGAGCAGCGGCATCCAGCTCGCCGGCATCCTCGGCGAGAAACAGGACGAAATCCTCGACCTCATGGTGCGCCAGCGCCAGCCCGTGCTGATCGATCCGATCGAGCCCGAGCAGATGACCAACTGA
- a CDS encoding alginate export family protein has product MQQNRSLKNVAEAGKTRQKWPRKRSLRAVNEHFEAAFNAVLPTQVGFQRPVNRIVSQLCLSASLLAASAAWAADAPKNFGLDVKITAQSEDDRDLGTRDGGDVNGIGLDLRPWAYGERGDWSAFAMGQAVTATDTIETDPLQDDGEDSSQRSDARQPDKNYLAMREFWVDYAGLTAYPGEHLRVGRQRLRSDEGTWWDTNIEAINWRFDTTLLQATVGVAERFSDYRTDLDDLAPEDEDRQHFFAGLDYQWTPGHRIGAKLHHSRDDGHLANQGERVDELSKRYTGDLTWFGLHADGGFFERNSRNRLNYWAQLTWLQGDTDQLQQQVVGNERIATGSRSQDVDAWAMDLGLRYSLDDNWKIGAAYARGSGGGDEGKSRQFMQTGLHSNRANFTGVESRLHRYGEAFRGELSNLQVASAFSSWQLGEDYDASVVYHRFWRVDGDQDVGDSGITAPLVAGEKDIGQEVDLVLTRYFKQGLLPASVAEQLDDRSALVRLRAGVFLPGDAYGSGTDSVMHRAFVDFIWRF; this is encoded by the coding sequence ATGCAGCAGAACAGATCTTTGAAAAACGTAGCCGAGGCAGGCAAGACAAGGCAAAAGTGGCCGAGAAAGCGGAGTTTACGAGCAGTAAATGAGCATTTTGAGGCCGCTTTTAACGCAGTATTGCCAACGCAGGTAGGTTTTCAACGACCTGTTAACCGTATCGTTAGCCAGCTGTGTCTGAGTGCCAGCCTGCTGGCTGCCAGCGCCGCCTGGGCGGCGGATGCGCCGAAGAACTTCGGCCTGGATGTGAAGATCACCGCGCAATCGGAAGACGACCGCGACCTCGGCACCCGCGACGGTGGCGACGTCAACGGTATCGGTCTCGACCTGCGCCCGTGGGCCTACGGCGAACGCGGCGACTGGAGCGCCTTCGCCATGGGCCAGGCGGTTACCGCCACCGACACCATCGAAACCGACCCGCTGCAGGACGATGGCGAAGACAGCAGCCAGCGCAGCGACGCGCGCCAGCCGGACAAGAACTACCTGGCCATGCGCGAGTTCTGGGTCGACTACGCCGGCCTCACCGCCTACCCCGGCGAGCACCTGCGCGTCGGTCGCCAACGCCTGCGCAGTGACGAAGGCACCTGGTGGGACACCAACATCGAGGCCATCAACTGGCGCTTCGATACCACCCTGCTGCAGGCCACGGTCGGCGTTGCCGAGCGGTTCTCCGACTACCGCACCGACCTCGACGACCTGGCGCCCGAGGACGAAGACCGCCAGCACTTCTTTGCCGGCCTCGACTACCAGTGGACGCCCGGCCACCGCATCGGCGCCAAGCTGCACCACAGCCGTGACGACGGCCACCTGGCCAATCAGGGCGAGCGCGTCGACGAACTGAGCAAGCGCTATACCGGTGACCTGACCTGGTTCGGCCTGCACGCCGATGGCGGCTTCTTCGAGCGTAATTCGCGCAACCGTCTCAACTACTGGGCGCAGCTGACCTGGCTGCAAGGCGACACCGACCAGTTGCAGCAACAGGTGGTCGGCAACGAGCGCATCGCCACCGGCTCGCGCAGCCAGGACGTGGATGCCTGGGCGATGGATCTGGGTCTGCGCTACAGCCTCGACGACAACTGGAAGATCGGCGCCGCTTACGCCCGTGGCAGCGGCGGTGGTGACGAAGGCAAGTCGCGGCAGTTCATGCAGACCGGTCTGCACAGCAACCGGGCCAACTTCACCGGCGTCGAATCACGCCTGCACCGCTACGGCGAGGCCTTTCGGGGTGAGCTGTCCAACCTGCAGGTGGCCAGCGCATTCAGTTCCTGGCAGCTGGGCGAGGACTACGACGCCAGCGTCGTCTATCACCGTTTCTGGCGCGTCGATGGCGACCAGGACGTCGGCGACAGCGGCATCACCGCACCGCTGGTGGCTGGCGAGAAAGACATCGGCCAGGAAGTCGACCTGGTGCTGACCCGCTATTTCAAGCAGGGCCTGCTGCCGGCCTCGGTGGCCGAACAACTCGATGACCGCTCGGCACTGGTGCGCCTGCGCGCCGGCGTGTTCCTGCCCGGCGACGCCTATGGCAGCGGCACCGACTCGGTGATGCACCGCGCCTTCGTCGACTTCATCTGGCGCTTCTGA
- the algK gene encoding alginate biosynthesis TPR repeat lipoprotein AlgK encodes MSMPLLRPALLGLAVSATLAGCAGLPDQRLAREALQSGDQQTAEWHFRQLAEMGYSDAQIGLADIYAANGQTQDLDEAERIYRQALDGSPRAEARLGKLLARKPGSTLAERQEAAELLESAARAREPSALLPLTELYLFYPQDFPAMNLAQRIQDWRQQGLPQAELAQILLYRTDGTYDQHLGEIERICQARLASNDACYAELATVYQKQNREDDREALIEQLLAGYRAGNVSPNQVESVALVLSDAELGQPQPQRAQELLEAIAPSYPAAWVSLARLLYDYPAQGDTETLLGYLDKGREAALPRAELLLGRLYYEGKLLPQEPKKAEEHLRKAAPSEPSANYYLGQIYLRGHLGEVYAQQALDHLLSAARAGQLSADFALAQMFSQGRGVKPNPVNAYVFSQLALPRNTPPTFELAHEVAESLTPAQLAEGQRLLREERNARGIVLQQQAALQVSQP; translated from the coding sequence GTGAGCATGCCCCTTCTTCGTCCTGCCCTGCTAGGCCTCGCCGTCAGCGCCACGCTGGCCGGTTGCGCCGGTCTGCCGGATCAGCGCCTGGCCCGCGAAGCCCTGCAGAGCGGCGACCAGCAGACCGCCGAATGGCATTTCCGCCAGCTTGCCGAGATGGGTTACAGCGACGCACAGATCGGCCTGGCTGACATCTACGCCGCCAATGGCCAGACCCAGGATCTGGATGAGGCCGAGCGCATCTACCGCCAGGCCCTGGACGGCTCGCCGCGTGCCGAAGCACGCCTCGGCAAGCTGCTGGCACGCAAGCCCGGCAGCACCCTGGCCGAGCGCCAGGAGGCCGCCGAGCTGCTGGAGAGCGCAGCCCGCGCCCGCGAGCCCAGTGCGCTGCTGCCGCTGACCGAACTCTACCTGTTCTACCCACAGGACTTTCCCGCCATGAACCTCGCGCAACGTATCCAAGACTGGCGCCAGCAGGGTCTGCCACAGGCAGAACTGGCGCAGATTCTCCTGTACCGCACCGACGGCACCTACGACCAGCACCTGGGCGAGATCGAGCGCATCTGCCAGGCACGCCTGGCCAGCAACGACGCCTGCTACGCCGAGCTGGCGACGGTGTACCAGAAGCAGAACCGCGAAGACGACCGCGAAGCGCTGATCGAGCAACTGCTGGCTGGCTACCGCGCCGGCAACGTCTCGCCCAATCAGGTCGAGTCCGTGGCCCTGGTGCTCAGCGATGCCGAACTCGGCCAACCGCAGCCACAGCGCGCGCAGGAGCTGCTCGAAGCCATCGCACCGAGCTATCCCGCCGCCTGGGTAAGCCTGGCGCGTCTGCTCTACGACTACCCGGCACAGGGCGATACCGAGACCCTGCTCGGCTATCTGGACAAGGGCCGCGAGGCCGCCCTGCCACGCGCCGAACTGCTGCTCGGACGCCTCTACTACGAAGGCAAGTTGCTGCCGCAGGAGCCGAAGAAAGCCGAGGAACACCTGCGCAAGGCCGCGCCCAGCGAGCCCAGCGCCAATTACTACCTGGGGCAGATCTACCTGCGCGGTCACCTCGGCGAAGTCTATGCCCAGCAGGCGCTCGACCACCTGCTCAGCGCCGCCCGAGCCGGCCAGCTCAGCGCCGACTTCGCCCTGGCGCAGATGTTCAGCCAGGGCCGTGGGGTCAAACCCAACCCGGTCAATGCCTACGTATTCAGCCAACTGGCCCTGCCCCGCAACACGCCGCCGACCTTCGAGCTGGCGCACGAGGTGGCCGAGAGCCTGACCCCGGCGCAACTGGCCGAAGGCCAACGCCTGCTGCGCGAAGAGCGCAATGCACGCGGCATCGTCCTGCAGCAGCAGGCCGCTCTGCAGGTCAGCCAGCCATGA
- a CDS encoding alginate biosynthesis protein Alg44, whose translation MNSVANLNVVHESEAQRQHARVKLPGRLRYTNAQRERIDARLQDVSAGGFSFTSENTTHKVGDFHRGQLQFQLDSLVLGLDVEFQVSSVQPEHNRVGCQFHNLGAREVAALRHLISSHLAGELVNVGEVLHILQRDNFTKARKNGSGEGMGVFGRLRAVAFSGAIFVVGLAAFGYIGKSIYGLYFVTHAQSAQVSLPALQVTMPREGSVQSLVQPDGVIEKGAPIATFTTSMLEMLKGHLGDDQLEPSQIEALFAREMQGTLTSPCNCKVARQLVADGQFASKGDVIFELVPQDGVASVSASFPYRHLEQARPGTPVSFRVAGENESRRGQIISSNLHEGGLSSDIRVQIKPDDLLPASLAGQPVEVVIDRGPSLSWLVDRAVAAGR comes from the coding sequence ATGAACTCCGTCGCCAATCTCAACGTCGTCCATGAGTCCGAAGCCCAGCGCCAGCACGCCCGCGTCAAGCTGCCCGGGCGCCTGCGCTACACCAATGCCCAGCGTGAACGCATCGATGCGCGCCTGCAGGATGTGTCTGCCGGCGGCTTCAGCTTCACCAGCGAGAACACCACGCACAAGGTCGGTGATTTCCATCGCGGCCAGCTGCAGTTCCAGCTCGACAGCCTGGTGCTGGGGCTGGATGTGGAATTTCAGGTCAGCTCGGTACAACCGGAGCACAACCGCGTCGGCTGCCAGTTCCACAACCTCGGTGCCCGCGAGGTCGCGGCCCTGCGCCATCTGATCAGCAGCCACCTGGCCGGTGAGCTGGTCAACGTCGGCGAGGTGCTGCACATCCTGCAACGCGACAACTTCACCAAGGCGCGCAAGAACGGTTCCGGCGAGGGCATGGGCGTGTTCGGCCGCCTGCGTGCGGTGGCGTTCAGCGGCGCGATCTTCGTCGTCGGCCTGGCCGCCTTCGGTTACATCGGCAAGTCGATCTACGGCCTGTATTTCGTCACCCACGCCCAATCGGCACAGGTCAGCCTGCCTGCGCTGCAAGTGACCATGCCGCGCGAAGGCAGCGTGCAAAGCCTGGTGCAGCCCGATGGCGTGATCGAGAAAGGCGCGCCCATCGCCACCTTCACCACCAGCATGCTGGAAATGCTCAAGGGCCACCTCGGTGACGACCAGCTCGAACCGAGCCAGATCGAAGCACTGTTCGCCCGTGAAATGCAGGGCACCCTGACCAGCCCGTGCAACTGCAAGGTCGCCCGCCAACTGGTGGCCGACGGTCAGTTCGCCAGCAAGGGCGACGTGATCTTCGAACTGGTACCGCAGGACGGCGTCGCCAGCGTCAGCGCCAGCTTCCCCTACCGCCATCTGGAACAGGCGCGCCCCGGCACGCCGGTGAGCTTCCGTGTGGCCGGCGAGAACGAAAGCCGTCGTGGCCAGATCATCAGCAGCAACCTGCACGAGGGCGGGCTGTCCTCGGACATCCGTGTGCAGATCAAGCCCGACGACCTGCTGCCAGCCAGCCTCGCCGGGCAGCCGGTGGAAGTGGTGATCGATCGCGGCCCGTCGCTGAGCTGGCTGGTCGACCGCGCCGTCGCGGCTGGCCGCTAA
- a CDS encoding glycosyltransferase family 2 protein: MDKLKNGLNQASGWLLYLSLLMLLALALPRSVFDPEARDFLLLIGIVGIWRYSMGALHFVRGCLFLYLVYPWYRRKVQKLGKDADPSHVYLLVTSFRIEALTTAMVYRSVIREAIDCGYPCTVVCSIVELSDELLIKNLWAQAEPPAHVTLDIVRIPGTGKRDGLAHGFRAISRQMPDRDAVVAVIDGDTVLEPGVVRKSVPWFKLFPNVGGLTTNEFCEVRGSYLMSEWHKLRFAQRHLNMCSMALSKRVLTMTGRMSVFRASVVTDPEFIRDVESDHLEHWRLGRFQFLTGDDKSSWYSLMRLGYDTFYVPDAAINTVEHPPEKSFVKASRKLMFRWYGNNLRQNSRALRLGMSRLGAFTSLVLFDQRVSMWTCLLGLCVAIIASIKYSVMYLLIYLLWIGITRLILTLLLMLSGHRIGPAYPALLYYNQIVGALVKIYVFFRLDQQSWTRQNTKLNRGLSSFANWFNSWSSRAMTFSAASVFIAALLALV; encoded by the coding sequence ATGGACAAGCTCAAGAACGGCCTCAATCAAGCCAGCGGCTGGCTGCTCTACCTCAGCCTGCTGATGCTTCTGGCACTGGCCCTGCCACGTTCGGTGTTCGACCCCGAAGCGCGGGACTTCCTCCTGCTCATCGGCATCGTCGGCATCTGGCGCTATTCCATGGGCGCCCTGCACTTCGTGCGCGGCTGCCTGTTCCTTTACCTGGTGTACCCCTGGTATCGCCGCAAGGTGCAAAAACTCGGCAAGGACGCCGACCCCTCTCATGTGTATCTGCTGGTCACCAGCTTTCGCATCGAGGCACTGACCACCGCCATGGTCTACCGCTCGGTGATCCGCGAGGCCATCGACTGCGGCTACCCGTGCACCGTGGTGTGCTCGATCGTCGAGCTCTCCGACGAACTGCTGATCAAGAACCTCTGGGCTCAGGCCGAGCCGCCGGCGCACGTCACCCTGGATATCGTGCGCATCCCCGGTACCGGCAAGCGTGACGGCCTGGCCCATGGTTTTCGCGCCATCTCGCGGCAGATGCCGGATCGCGATGCGGTGGTGGCGGTGATCGACGGTGACACCGTGCTCGAACCGGGCGTGGTGAGAAAGAGCGTGCCCTGGTTCAAGCTCTTCCCCAATGTCGGCGGCCTGACCACCAACGAGTTCTGCGAAGTGCGCGGCAGCTACCTGATGAGCGAATGGCACAAGCTGCGCTTCGCCCAGCGCCACCTCAACATGTGCTCGATGGCCCTGAGCAAGCGCGTGCTGACCATGACCGGGCGCATGTCGGTGTTCCGCGCCAGCGTGGTGACCGACCCCGAGTTCATCCGCGACGTGGAAAGCGATCACCTGGAGCACTGGCGCCTCGGTCGCTTCCAGTTCCTCACCGGTGACGACAAGTCCAGCTGGTACAGCCTGATGCGCCTGGGCTACGACACCTTCTACGTGCCGGATGCCGCCATCAACACGGTCGAGCACCCGCCGGAGAAGAGCTTCGTCAAGGCCAGCCGCAAGCTGATGTTCCGCTGGTACGGCAACAACCTGCGGCAGAACTCGCGTGCGCTGCGTCTGGGCATGAGCCGCCTCGGTGCGTTCACCAGCCTGGTGCTGTTCGACCAGCGCGTATCGATGTGGACCTGCCTGCTCGGCCTGTGCGTGGCGATCATCGCCAGCATCAAGTACAGCGTGATGTACCTGCTGATCTACCTGCTGTGGATCGGCATCACGCGCCTGATCCTGACGCTGCTGCTGATGCTCTCCGGGCACCGCATCGGCCCGGCCTACCCGGCCCTGCTCTATTACAACCAGATCGTCGGCGCGCTGGTGAAGATCTACGTGTTCTTCCGCCTCGATCAACAGTCCTGGACGCGCCAGAACACCAAGCTCAACCGCGGCCTGTCCAGCTTCGCCAACTGGTTCAACAGCTGGTCGTCGCGCGCCATGACCTTCTCTGCCGCCTCTGTCTTCATCGCCGCGCTGCTGGCGCTGGTGTGA